One region of Microscilla marina ATCC 23134 genomic DNA includes:
- a CDS encoding glycosyltransferase family 4 protein yields MKKILFIYPYPAGVAPSQRFRFEQYIDDLPKEEFTIRKAAFMDAKTWAILYKSGNYFRKAWGILWGFVKRWALMFTLGKYHFVFIHREAAPIGYPLFEWIIAKVWRKKIIYDFDDAIWLPNTSVQNALVAKIKFHQKTALICQWAHKVSVGNEYLGNYARQFNPHVVYNPTTIDTQHLHNHTKDQTQETLVIGWTGSHSTLPYLKGLEPIIRDLETRYEFEFWVIANQAPMLNLKSLVYVPWNKATEIDDLLHFNIGVMPLTNDQWAKGKCGFKALQYMALGVPPLVSPVGVNTRIVQDGVNGFVCDSPQEWQEALEKLLKSSELRTMLGQAARHHVEQHYSVKSNQNNFRLFFSL; encoded by the coding sequence ATGAAAAAAATTCTCTTTATTTATCCCTATCCTGCTGGAGTAGCTCCCTCGCAACGCTTTAGGTTTGAACAATATATAGACGATTTACCAAAAGAAGAGTTTACCATTCGCAAGGCAGCTTTTATGGATGCCAAAACCTGGGCTATTTTGTACAAATCAGGCAACTATTTCCGCAAGGCTTGGGGCATTTTGTGGGGGTTTGTCAAACGTTGGGCATTGATGTTTACTTTGGGTAAGTACCACTTTGTATTTATTCACCGCGAAGCGGCTCCCATAGGCTACCCATTGTTTGAGTGGATCATAGCCAAGGTTTGGCGCAAGAAAATTATTTATGATTTTGACGATGCAATATGGTTGCCCAACACTTCGGTTCAAAATGCATTGGTAGCGAAAATCAAATTTCATCAAAAAACTGCCCTTATATGCCAATGGGCGCACAAGGTAAGCGTGGGCAACGAGTATCTGGGTAACTATGCCCGCCAGTTTAACCCCCATGTAGTATACAACCCTACTACTATCGACACGCAACACTTGCACAACCACACTAAAGATCAAACCCAAGAAACATTGGTAATAGGCTGGACAGGTAGTCACTCTACTTTGCCTTACCTGAAGGGGCTCGAACCCATTATTCGCGACTTAGAAACCCGCTACGAATTTGAGTTTTGGGTAATTGCCAACCAAGCACCTATGCTTAATCTAAAATCATTGGTATACGTACCCTGGAACAAGGCAACCGAAATAGATGATTTGCTTCATTTTAATATTGGGGTGATGCCACTCACCAACGACCAGTGGGCAAAGGGGAAGTGTGGTTTTAAGGCATTGCAATATATGGCGTTGGGTGTTCCCCCACTGGTAAGCCCTGTAGGAGTAAATACACGTATTGTACAAGATGGAGTTAATGGTTTTGTTTGCGATTCGCCCCAAGAATGGCAAGAAGCCTTGGAAAAACTATTGAAATCGAGCGAGCTACGGACTATGCTGGGGCAAGCTGCCCGCCATCATGTAGAGCAACACTATTCGGTCAAATCTAATCAAAATAACTTCCGGTTGTTCTTTAGCTTGTAG